In the genome of candidate division KSB1 bacterium, one region contains:
- a CDS encoding T9SS type A sorting domain-containing protein, which yields MKRVMMIVAAACAVLFSQELPPPVSYYDFEEPDGVVVIDQGSAANHGEIVDNSGLLVRTTGGIFSKPADGRGCIEFAEFNAFGELCYVRIPYKPFLNSPNYTLSAWIQYSGTPNWGYIFWMGGDVWPEDPMERHIDVWLNPGINGIDCILNAVDGSQPRAQTKEAECGIGVMDGEWHLVTVTLADNLYYKIYLDGILCTEIESPAEIVTNSGDDLYLGARPNDAEGRTAVKIVGLMDRVRIWDIALDEKQVELLFKMEGPNGGTVGVKEKNSSPQVFVVYGNYPNPFNPETVLRYALDQHSMVSLDIFDALGKPVRNLFRGVQTPGEYTVLWDGRDNSGRKAAAGVYFYILKAGERSAVGKMTLLQ from the coding sequence ATGAAAAGAGTGATGATGATCGTTGCAGCGGCTTGTGCGGTTTTGTTTTCTCAAGAACTCCCCCCACCGGTGAGCTATTACGACTTTGAAGAGCCGGATGGGGTAGTGGTCATCGATCAAGGAAGCGCAGCCAATCACGGCGAAATCGTCGACAATTCCGGTTTGCTCGTTCGCACGACCGGCGGAATTTTCTCCAAGCCCGCCGACGGTCGCGGCTGCATCGAGTTTGCGGAATTCAATGCCTTCGGAGAGCTTTGTTATGTGCGTATTCCGTATAAGCCTTTTTTAAACTCTCCCAATTACACCCTTTCCGCATGGATTCAATACAGTGGGACTCCGAATTGGGGATATATCTTTTGGATGGGCGGCGATGTTTGGCCTGAGGATCCTATGGAACGACATATTGATGTCTGGTTGAATCCGGGCATAAACGGCATAGACTGCATTCTCAACGCCGTGGACGGCAGTCAACCGCGAGCTCAGACCAAGGAAGCGGAATGCGGCATCGGCGTAATGGACGGCGAATGGCATTTGGTGACCGTAACTTTGGCTGACAATCTTTATTACAAAATCTATCTGGACGGCATTCTGTGCACCGAGATCGAATCGCCGGCGGAGATCGTTACCAACAGCGGCGACGACTTGTATCTCGGCGCCCGCCCCAACGATGCTGAAGGCCGGACCGCCGTCAAAATCGTCGGATTGATGGACCGAGTGCGCATCTGGGACATTGCTTTGGATGAAAAACAGGTCGAACTTCTTTTTAAAATGGAGGGGCCGAATGGTGGAACGGTTGGGGTTAAGGAAAAAAATTCCTCTCCACAGGTTTTTGTCGTTTACGGCAATTACCCCAATCCCTTCAATCCGGAGACGGTCCTTCGCTATGCTTTGGATCAGCATAGTATGGTATCGCTGGACATTTTTGATGCTCTCGGCAAGCCTGTTCGAAATCTTTTCCGCGGAGTGCAGACGCCCGGAGAATATACGGTTCTTTGGGACGGTCGTGACAACTCTGGACGCAAAGCCGCGGCTGGGGTTTACTTTTACATCCTTAAAGCCGGCGAACGCAGCGCCGTCGGAAAAATGACCCTTTTAC